Proteins encoded by one window of Clostridium cagae:
- a CDS encoding zinc-ribbon domain-containing protein, whose translation MEDKTIVCKDCGQEFIFTVGEQEFYKEKGFSNDPVRCAACRRAKKEQNNRR comes from the coding sequence ATGGAAGATAAGACAATCGTATGTAAAGACTGTGGTCAAGAATTCATTTTTACAGTAGGAGAACAAGAATTCTACAAAGAAAAAGGATTTTCTAACGATCCAGTAAGATGCGCAGCTTGTAGAAGAGCTAAAAAAGAACAAAACAATAGAAGATAA
- a CDS encoding tRNA 2-thiocytidine biosynthesis TtcA family protein, with the protein MQKLLSKMRQAINDFDMIQDGDKIAVGLSGGKDSLTLLHLLNTYKKFSPQNFELIAITLNPGGVDNSPLYKLCENLEVPFYEIQTDIKKIVFDLRKEKNPCSLCANLRRGALHHNAEKLGCNKVALGHHKDDALETLILSMCYEGRINCFSPKTLMHKNTITLIRPMVYIEEHNIKSIVKKFNFPVIKNPCPADGKTKRQDIKELIDELNNKIPGFKKNLFGCLNNSDQLFIWNKDLIK; encoded by the coding sequence ATGCAAAAACTTCTTAGTAAAATGCGACAAGCAATAAATGATTTTGATATGATTCAAGATGGAGATAAAATAGCTGTTGGACTTTCTGGTGGGAAAGATAGCTTAACTCTATTACATCTTTTAAATACATACAAGAAATTTTCACCCCAAAACTTTGAACTTATAGCAATTACATTAAATCCAGGTGGTGTAGATAATTCCCCATTATATAAATTATGTGAAAATTTAGAAGTTCCTTTTTATGAAATACAAACAGATATCAAAAAGATTGTATTTGACTTAAGAAAAGAAAAAAATCCATGTTCTTTATGTGCAAATCTTAGACGTGGTGCTTTGCATCATAATGCAGAAAAATTAGGTTGCAATAAAGTTGCACTTGGGCATCATAAAGATGATGCTTTGGAAACACTTATATTATCAATGTGCTATGAAGGAAGAATTAATTGTTTTTCACCAAAAACACTTATGCATAAAAATACTATAACATTAATAAGACCAATGGTTTATATAGAGGAACACAACATTAAAAGTATTGTTAAGAAATTTAATTTTCCTGTTATAAAGAATCCTTGTCCTGCTGATGGTAAAACAAAAAGACAAGATATAAAAGAATTAATTGATGAACTTAATAATAAAATTCCAGGTTTTAAAAAGAATCTTTTTGGTTGCTTAAATAATTCTGATCAACTTTTTATTTGGAATAAAGACTTAATTAAATGA
- the sfsA gene encoding DNA/RNA nuclease SfsA: MIFDKKTHIVEFVRRPNRFQGYVIIDGKEELVHVPNTGRCKEILIPGCRALIREENGPNRKTRFSLIGAYKGKNLINIDSQIPNKVVEEALINKKISGLEKYTKICREKTFGNSRFDFKLEDSLNNEYYLEVKGVTLEENGFCRFPDAPTERGTKHLLELIEVKNNNMGAGVLFLIQLENVKSFSPNDDTDPKFAAALKKAKSCGVDVFVYKCSVSENHIELSQAIELTL; this comes from the coding sequence ATGATATTCGATAAAAAAACACACATAGTTGAGTTTGTAAGACGTCCAAATAGATTTCAAGGATATGTTATTATAGATGGGAAAGAAGAGTTAGTACATGTCCCTAATACGGGTAGATGTAAAGAAATCTTAATACCTGGCTGCAGAGCATTAATAAGAGAAGAAAATGGACCAAACAGAAAAACTAGATTCAGCTTAATAGGAGCATATAAAGGTAAAAATTTAATAAACATCGATTCACAAATACCAAATAAAGTTGTTGAAGAAGCTCTTATTAATAAAAAAATTAGCGGGTTAGAAAAATACACAAAAATCTGTAGAGAAAAAACCTTTGGAAATAGCAGATTTGATTTTAAACTAGAAGATTCTTTAAATAATGAGTATTACTTAGAAGTAAAAGGTGTTACCTTGGAGGAAAATGGATTTTGCAGATTCCCAGATGCCCCTACAGAAAGAGGTACAAAACATTTATTGGAATTAATTGAAGTTAAAAATAACAATATGGGGGCTGGAGTACTTTTTTTAATTCAATTAGAAAATGTAAAAAGTTTTTCACCAAATGATGATACTGACCCTAAATTTGCTGCTGCACTAAAAAAAGCTAAATCTTGTGGTGTAGATGTTTTTGTATATAAATGCAGTGTTAGTGAAAATCATATTGAACTATCTCAAGCTATTGAATTAACATTATAA
- a CDS encoding bifunctional diguanylate cyclase/phosphodiesterase has product MSKLKDKITSLLQSLMNKFLIKFFYNSNLCGLATIIFNNSFKISYANLEFFKILGLNKDTFNKDYKNDLLSIIYKEDIDLFKNIFVTKHNVGDNIKIEFRINKNDANFSWLLLMGRCISNKNCNDQFICILNDITENKNTQQKLEIETLKLKLQLDPLTKLYNKTASKVLIEDFLKNNTSTSHALMIIDIDNFKSINDNLGHIFGDNILLKVSDTLKSCFDKDDIVGRVGGDEFIVFFKNVTNTEMISTKAYKVCNSIKKIYIDKKYSISCSIGISISPADGVTYYDLFEKSDHALYLAKRYGKDCFELYDKNKIDIFKESDIFNFHSKNNLYNRYNNTFKNKLISYSFDILSETKDIDDAIVLILSKIGEYFNLSRISVLEYSVDDINFNITHEWCNYETPCYKNELQNLLLNDWLYYFSSFNENDVFICNDYSSNLNLPEKNKKLYDKLNVKSFLQCLIRDNEQYKGCINFYNSSEKHFWTANEIKLFTTITKIITSYLLKIRNTQRLEKEKLLFESISKNQNIYTYLLKDNSYKLLYMSPSLKSIFPNAKCGDVCYKAFFNSDIPCMHCPLSKLNKDNTTNTVEFFNPILETWISMTASKIKLPENVEANLMYFSDITNFLDRIISKDALTGLMTLPKFEVMANELLNKSSNKYALIYSDFDKFKYINETAGYAIGNKVLVKFSYLLSTLLDTDELVCRASADNFLTLIKYTDIETLKNRLINFNNEILKFQKEEFNHIKLSIISGIYLITNVNDSLFSMIDKANVARKTIKGSHKSQFSFYDSKLHIKATEEKKIENRMIDALDNREFVIYLQPKIQLSTKKLVGAEALVRWITPDNVIFYPGKFIPLFEKNGFIVELDFYVYEEVFKVLRNWMDTKKKLLPISMNVSRAHINNDTFISRLITLIKQYSIPISLIELELTENIFLDNIKEVLNKIIELKNLGFTFSMDDFGSGYSSLNLLKELPIDVLKLDKSFFPNNNVSSKEKIIVANIVKMAKDLNISVLSEGVETQNQVDFLTQIGCDMVQGYFFSKPIPVDEFEKKFNH; this is encoded by the coding sequence ATGAGCAAACTTAAAGATAAAATAACTTCTTTGCTACAATCACTTATGAATAAATTCTTAATTAAATTCTTTTACAATTCTAATTTATGTGGATTAGCTACTATTATTTTTAATAATTCTTTTAAAATCTCTTACGCAAATCTTGAATTTTTTAAGATTCTTGGATTAAATAAAGATACTTTTAATAAAGATTATAAAAATGATCTTCTTTCAATCATTTATAAAGAAGATATAGATTTGTTTAAAAACATTTTTGTAACTAAACATAATGTTGGAGACAATATTAAAATTGAATTTAGGATTAATAAAAATGATGCTAATTTTAGTTGGCTACTTCTAATGGGACGATGTATATCTAATAAAAATTGCAATGATCAATTTATATGTATTCTTAATGATATAACAGAAAATAAAAATACTCAGCAAAAATTAGAGATTGAAACATTAAAATTAAAACTTCAATTAGATCCTCTAACTAAGTTATATAATAAAACTGCAAGTAAAGTATTAATTGAAGATTTCTTAAAAAATAATACTTCAACTTCACATGCTCTTATGATTATCGATATTGATAATTTTAAATCTATAAATGATAATTTAGGCCATATATTCGGTGACAATATCCTATTAAAAGTTTCTGATACTTTAAAATCTTGTTTTGATAAAGATGACATTGTTGGACGTGTGGGAGGTGATGAGTTTATTGTATTTTTTAAAAATGTTACTAATACCGAGATGATCTCTACTAAGGCTTATAAAGTTTGTAATTCAATAAAAAAAATTTATATAGATAAAAAATACAGTATTTCTTGTAGTATTGGAATATCTATTTCTCCCGCTGATGGAGTTACTTATTATGATCTTTTTGAAAAATCTGATCATGCCCTTTATTTGGCTAAAAGATATGGTAAAGATTGTTTTGAACTTTATGATAAAAATAAAATAGATATTTTTAAAGAAAGTGACATCTTCAATTTTCATTCAAAAAATAATTTGTATAATCGATATAACAACACTTTTAAAAACAAATTAATTTCATACTCATTTGATATATTATCTGAAACTAAAGATATAGATGATGCTATAGTCTTGATTCTATCTAAAATTGGTGAATATTTTAATTTAAGCCGAATAAGTGTATTAGAATATTCAGTAGATGATATTAACTTTAATATTACTCATGAATGGTGTAATTATGAAACACCATGTTATAAAAATGAACTACAAAACCTATTATTAAATGATTGGTTATATTATTTTTCTAGTTTTAATGAAAATGATGTATTTATTTGTAATGATTATTCATCAAATTTAAATTTACCAGAAAAAAACAAAAAGCTTTATGATAAACTTAATGTAAAATCATTTTTACAATGTCTTATAAGAGATAATGAACAGTATAAAGGATGTATTAATTTCTACAATTCTTCTGAAAAACATTTCTGGACTGCAAATGAAATTAAATTATTTACTACAATAACAAAAATAATAACTTCATATTTATTGAAAATACGTAATACTCAACGTCTTGAAAAAGAAAAACTCCTTTTTGAGTCTATTTCTAAAAATCAAAATATATATACCTATCTTTTAAAAGACAACAGCTATAAACTATTATATATGAGTCCTAGTTTAAAAAGTATATTTCCAAATGCAAAATGTGGTGACGTATGTTATAAAGCTTTTTTCAATAGCGATATTCCTTGTATGCATTGTCCATTATCTAAATTAAATAAAGATAATACGACCAATACAGTTGAGTTTTTTAATCCAATACTTGAAACTTGGATTAGTATGACAGCTTCTAAAATAAAATTACCTGAAAATGTTGAGGCAAATTTAATGTACTTTTCTGATATAACAAATTTCTTAGATAGAATTATTTCTAAAGATGCTTTAACGGGTCTTATGACATTACCTAAATTCGAAGTCATGGCTAATGAACTATTAAATAAATCAAGTAATAAATATGCACTTATATATTCAGATTTTGATAAATTTAAATATATAAATGAAACTGCGGGGTATGCTATTGGAAATAAAGTTTTAGTTAAGTTTTCGTATCTTTTATCTACACTTCTTGACACAGATGAGTTAGTATGTAGAGCTTCTGCTGATAATTTTTTAACTCTTATAAAATACACTGATATTGAAACATTAAAAAATAGACTGATAAACTTTAATAATGAAATATTAAAGTTTCAAAAGGAAGAATTTAATCATATAAAACTCTCTATAATTAGTGGGATTTATTTGATAACTAATGTAAATGATAGCTTATTTTCAATGATTGACAAAGCAAATGTGGCTAGGAAAACTATTAAAGGCTCACATAAAAGCCAATTTTCATTTTATGATTCTAAGCTTCATATAAAAGCTACTGAAGAAAAAAAAATAGAAAATCGTATGATTGATGCCTTAGATAACAGAGAATTCGTAATCTATTTACAACCCAAAATTCAACTTTCTACAAAAAAATTAGTTGGTGCTGAAGCTCTTGTACGATGGATCACCCCTGATAATGTAATTTTTTATCCTGGAAAATTTATTCCTTTGTTTGAGAAAAATGGATTTATTGTTGAGCTAGATTTTTATGTTTATGAAGAAGTTTTTAAAGTTCTTCGTAATTGGATGGATACTAAAAAGAAATTGCTACCAATTTCTATGAATGTATCAAGAGCTCACATAAATAATGATACTTTTATTTCTAGATTAATAACTCTAATTAAACAATACAGTATTCCAATAAGTTTAATAGAACTTGAACTAACTGAAAATATTTTTCTTGATAATATAAAAGAAGTATTAAATAAAATAATTGAATTAAAAAATCTTGGATTTACTTTTTCAATGGATGATTTTGGTTCTGGATATTCTTCTTTAAATCTTTTAAAAGAATTACCTATAGATGTTTTAAAACTAGATAAAAGCTTTTTTCCTAATAATAATGTAAGCTCTAAGGAGAAAATAATTGTAGCTAATATTGTGAAGATGGCTAAAGATCTTAATATTTCAGTTTTATCTGAGGGAGTAGAAACTCAAAATCAAGTAGATTTTTTAACTCAAATTGGATGTGATATGGTTCAAGGATACTTTTTTTCAAAGCCTATACCAGTTGATGAATTTGAAAAGAAATTTAATCATTAA
- a CDS encoding GNAT family N-acetyltransferase yields the protein MLKIAYLADYKENTETIINWLWTEFGNETNRDFFESIVKHSFKKHSLPLTFIALSDNELVGTISLWRADLVSRQDLYPWLSALYVKENYRNKGIGQKLQDFVLTYCKNAGFSELFLYTDIDDYYEKTGWIHFEDGVEYSGNYIKIYKKEL from the coding sequence ATGCTTAAAATTGCATACTTAGCAGATTATAAAGAAAATACTGAAACTATAATAAATTGGTTATGGACCGAATTTGGAAATGAAACAAATCGTGATTTTTTTGAAAGTATTGTAAAGCATAGTTTTAAAAAACACAGTTTACCTTTAACATTTATTGCTCTTTCAGATAATGAATTAGTTGGCACTATTAGTTTGTGGAGAGCTGATTTAGTGAGTAGACAAGATTTATATCCCTGGTTATCGGCATTGTATGTAAAAGAAAATTATAGAAATAAAGGTATTGGTCAAAAATTACAAGACTTTGTACTAACCTACTGTAAAAATGCTGGATTTTCTGAACTTTTTTTATATACAGATATTGATGATTATTATGAGAAAACAGGTTGGATACACTTTGAAGATGGTGTTGAATACTCTGGAAATTATATTAAAATATATAAAAAAGAGTTATAA
- a CDS encoding ArsR/SmtB family transcription factor, translating to METKYELNSKIFKALSDPNRIKILDLLSCGEKCACNILENFEFTQPTLSHHMKVLIECGLVDCRKEGIWNHYKLNSVNCNKLVLFLMNIVTETEDCICNNILKCKDDK from the coding sequence ATGGAAACAAAATATGAATTGAATTCAAAAATATTTAAAGCGTTAAGTGATCCAAATAGAATAAAAATATTAGATTTACTTTCTTGTGGAGAAAAATGCGCTTGTAATATACTAGAGAATTTTGAATTTACTCAACCAACATTATCACATCATATGAAAGTACTGATAGAGTGTGGTCTAGTAGATTGTAGAAAAGAAGGAATATGGAATCACTACAAACTAAATAGTGTGAATTGTAATAAGCTTGTTTTGTTTTTAATGAATATAGTTACAGAAACGGAAGATTGTATTTGTAATAATATATTAAAATGTAAAGATGACAAATAG
- a CDS encoding arsenate reductase ArsC, whose amino-acid sequence MKTKVAFICVHNSCRSQMAEALGKLYGSDVFESYSAGTEVKPEINQDAVRIIKKLYNVDMNKDQKSKLLSDIPKVDIVIKMGCNVVCPYLPAKHTEDWGLEDPTNKNYEEFVKIAKSIEEKILDLAKRIKMNEI is encoded by the coding sequence ATGAAAACAAAAGTTGCATTTATATGTGTGCACAATTCATGTAGGTCACAAATGGCAGAGGCATTAGGAAAACTCTATGGAAGTGATGTATTTGAAAGTTATTCAGCAGGCACAGAAGTTAAACCAGAAATTAATCAAGATGCAGTAAGAATAATTAAAAAATTATACAATGTAGATATGAATAAGGATCAAAAGTCAAAATTGTTAAGTGATATACCTAAAGTTGATATAGTAATAAAGATGGGATGTAATGTAGTATGTCCATATCTTCCAGCTAAACATACTGAAGATTGGGGATTAGAAGATCCGACTAATAAAAATTATGAAGAGTTTGTAAAAATAGCAAAATCAATTGAAGAAAAAATACTTGATTTAGCTAAAAGAATAAAAATGAATGAGATTTAA